In Anaerobacillus isosaccharinicus, one genomic interval encodes:
- a CDS encoding GatB/YqeY domain-containing protein, producing MNLLDRLTVDMKEAMKNKEKQRLSVIRMVKSALQNEAINLKKELTEDEALTVLNRELKQRKDSLHEFEKADREDLAEKVREEVVILKAYMPEQLSDVEVAEIVKQTIQEIGASSKADMGKVMGAIMSKVKGKTDGSVVNRLVQQFLS from the coding sequence TTGAATCTTCTTGATCGTTTAACTGTTGATATGAAGGAAGCGATGAAGAATAAGGAAAAGCAAAGGCTCTCTGTTATTCGTATGGTTAAATCAGCTTTACAAAACGAAGCGATTAATCTTAAGAAAGAACTTACAGAAGACGAAGCACTCACTGTTCTTAATCGCGAGCTCAAACAACGCAAAGATTCCCTCCATGAGTTTGAAAAGGCTGATCGTGAAGATTTAGCCGAAAAGGTACGTGAAGAAGTCGTTATTCTAAAAGCTTACATGCCAGAACAATTATCTGATGTTGAGGTTGCTGAAATTGTTAAACAAACAATTCAAGAAATTGGAGCTTCTTCAAAGGCTGATATGGGTAAGGTAATGGGCGCAATTATGTCAAAAGTTAAAGGTAAAACTGATGGCTCAGTTGTAAACCGACTTGTACAACAATTTTTATCATAA
- the yqfC gene encoding sporulation protein YqfC → MRKINKMVRKWMTDKMELPADVMMDLPRITMIGQLHIYIENHRGVLKFSNQELRLLLEQGQLLIKGNHFVIKTILPEELLLEGVIDQVIYINENPQKKR, encoded by the coding sequence ATGAGGAAGATAAATAAGATGGTCAGAAAATGGATGACAGATAAGATGGAACTTCCTGCAGATGTGATGATGGATCTTCCAAGAATTACGATGATTGGCCAATTACATATTTATATTGAGAATCATCGAGGCGTCCTTAAATTTTCAAACCAGGAATTAAGGCTTTTATTAGAACAAGGTCAATTATTGATAAAAGGAAACCATTTTGTTATTAAAACAATCTTACCAGAAGAACTTTTATTAGAAGGTGTAATTGATCAAGTCATTTACATAAATGAAAATCCGCAGAAAAAAAGGTAG
- the prmA gene encoding 50S ribosomal protein L11 methyltransferase: protein MKWSEFSIHTTQEAVEPVCNILHEAGASGVVIEDPQELVKEREDHFGEIYQLSPTDYPEDGVIVKAYLQVSSFLGETVEGIKEAINGLLEFGIDVGHNIVKISEVNEEEWATAWKKYYKPVKISKYITITPTWEEYIPKSEDECIIELDPGMAFGTGTHPTTVLCIQAIEKKIKAKDQVIDVGTGTGVLSIAAAKLGAEQVLALDLDEVAVQSATLNVNLNKVDDIISVKQNNLLEQVTGEVDLIVANILAEVILRFVGDACSLLKMGGTFITSGIISAKKDEVQNALLENGFIIEETLEMEDWVAFIAKKINN, encoded by the coding sequence ATGAAATGGTCAGAATTTAGTATTCATACAACACAAGAGGCGGTTGAACCTGTATGTAATATTTTGCATGAGGCAGGGGCGAGCGGGGTAGTTATTGAAGATCCCCAAGAACTTGTGAAGGAAAGGGAAGATCATTTCGGTGAAATCTACCAACTCTCTCCTACCGATTACCCTGAGGATGGAGTTATTGTAAAGGCTTATCTTCAAGTCAGTAGCTTTTTAGGTGAAACTGTTGAGGGCATTAAAGAAGCCATCAACGGTTTGCTAGAGTTTGGAATAGATGTAGGTCATAACATAGTGAAAATTAGCGAAGTAAACGAAGAAGAGTGGGCGACCGCTTGGAAAAAGTACTATAAGCCAGTTAAGATATCAAAGTACATTACAATTACTCCAACATGGGAAGAATATATTCCAAAAAGTGAGGACGAATGTATTATTGAACTTGACCCAGGAATGGCATTTGGGACAGGAACACATCCGACAACAGTTCTTTGCATTCAAGCAATTGAAAAGAAAATCAAAGCCAAGGATCAGGTAATCGATGTTGGAACGGGAACTGGCGTGTTAAGTATTGCTGCTGCAAAGCTTGGAGCAGAACAAGTCTTAGCTCTTGATTTAGATGAAGTTGCTGTACAAAGTGCGACGTTAAACGTAAATCTTAATAAAGTGGATGATATTATTTCGGTAAAACAGAACAATTTATTAGAGCAAGTTACTGGTGAAGTTGATCTAATTGTTGCTAATATATTAGCGGAAGTAATCTTACGCTTCGTTGGTGATGCATGTTCTTTACTAAAGATGGGTGGAACATTTATTACTTCTGGAATTATTAGTGCGAAGAAAGATGAAGTTCAAAATGCTTTACTAGAAAACGGGTTTATCATTGAAGAAACTCTTGAGATGGAAGATTGGGTAGCTTTTATTGCCAAAAAAATAAATAACTAG
- a CDS encoding NfeD family protein has protein sequence MNRSMIIRRLLFLSLIVCGLVIWAAQPPAHSQTNNEVVYFIPVEQAVERGLEAFLRRSLLQAQEEGATQIVLEIDTPGGLVDAATEIAYLIRNSAVPTTAYVTGKAWSAGAYIALNADQIVMAPGTTMGSAAVVDGAGNAAEDKMQSAWLATLEEAAKLNDRNPIYARAMADTSVNLPEVGAGEGKLLTLTSGDAIKVGYAEAIAADRQELLAFLEMENAVIRDLEVSFAEKIARFVTHPVIIPILLSIGSLGLVLELYSPGFGIPGIMGLSALFLFFFGHLVAGFAGYEVLILFAAGIILIIVEILFPGFGIFGILGIVAIIGSMVLASYSTVNILLSILIAVVITVVVSIFFFKYFGYKGPLKKMILTYATTSEQGYVSNATRKELIGEIGYASTVLRPSGTAIFEDERLDVVSEGGFIAQGQKVKIVATQGSRIVVRELKETFKD, from the coding sequence ATGAATAGGTCAATGATAATCAGACGTTTGTTATTTTTATCCCTCATTGTATGTGGACTTGTGATTTGGGCAGCACAGCCGCCAGCACATAGTCAAACTAATAATGAGGTTGTTTATTTCATACCAGTTGAACAAGCGGTAGAACGAGGCCTTGAAGCGTTTTTAAGGCGCAGTCTGTTACAAGCGCAGGAAGAAGGAGCAACTCAGATCGTCCTTGAAATAGATACTCCAGGAGGACTTGTAGATGCTGCGACAGAAATTGCCTACTTAATTAGAAATTCAGCTGTACCAACTACTGCTTATGTGACGGGAAAAGCTTGGTCAGCAGGAGCATATATCGCCTTAAATGCGGATCAAATTGTGATGGCGCCTGGAACGACTATGGGTTCTGCTGCAGTTGTTGACGGTGCTGGAAATGCTGCCGAGGACAAAATGCAGTCAGCGTGGCTCGCAACACTTGAAGAGGCTGCAAAACTTAATGATCGAAATCCAATTTATGCGAGAGCAATGGCGGATACTAGTGTTAATTTACCAGAAGTAGGTGCAGGAGAGGGTAAATTATTAACTTTAACTTCAGGTGATGCGATAAAAGTAGGATATGCAGAGGCAATTGCAGCGGACCGGCAAGAGTTACTTGCTTTTCTAGAAATGGAAAATGCAGTTATTAGAGATTTAGAAGTTAGCTTTGCAGAGAAAATCGCCAGATTCGTTACACACCCTGTTATTATCCCTATTTTACTTTCAATTGGAAGCTTAGGGTTAGTTCTAGAATTGTATTCACCAGGCTTTGGTATTCCAGGGATCATGGGACTTTCTGCATTATTTTTGTTCTTTTTTGGTCATTTAGTTGCTGGTTTTGCGGGATATGAGGTATTAATTTTATTTGCTGCAGGTATTATCTTAATCATTGTAGAAATACTTTTCCCTGGCTTTGGAATTTTCGGTATCTTGGGGATAGTCGCGATTATCGGTAGTATGGTGCTAGCATCTTATTCAACTGTAAATATATTGCTTTCAATATTAATAGCAGTTGTTATTACCGTCGTCGTTTCAATATTTTTCTTTAAGTATTTCGGGTACAAAGGTCCATTAAAGAAAATGATTTTAACGTATGCAACCACATCGGAGCAGGGCTATGTCTCTAATGCAACTAGAAAAGAACTGATTGGAGAAATTGGTTATGCCTCTACTGTATTAAGACCTTCTGGAACAGCCATATTTGAAGATGAAAGACTTGACGTAGTTTCTGAAGGTGGATTTATTGCCCAAGGGCAAAAAGTAAAAATCGTGGCAACTCAAGGATCGAGAATAGTTGTTCGTGAGTTGAAGGAAACATTTAAGGACTAA
- a CDS encoding 16S rRNA (uracil(1498)-N(3))-methyltransferase, with product MQRYFIANNQLTELHFSITGEDVKHISKVMRMSQGDQLICINEDGIVAQCKIVAITNDEINGTVLKILTEDTELPVKVTVAQGLPKGDKLELIVQKGTELGATAFIPFQATRSIVKWDEKKGQKKIERLGKIAKEAAEQSYRRIVPKVMNSLSFKQLVKESEHYDIKIVAYEEKAKQGEMKNLAAALGQAEVGNSILVVVGPEGGLTIDEITVLEQMGFTSCSFGPRILRTETAAMYFLGAVSYHFEMLR from the coding sequence GTGCAAAGGTATTTTATTGCTAATAATCAGTTAACAGAATTACACTTCTCAATTACTGGAGAAGATGTAAAGCATATTAGTAAAGTAATGAGAATGTCGCAAGGCGATCAACTAATCTGTATAAATGAGGACGGTATAGTCGCACAATGTAAAATCGTCGCCATTACCAACGACGAAATAAATGGGACTGTTCTCAAAATCTTAACTGAAGACACAGAACTTCCGGTAAAAGTTACCGTTGCACAAGGACTTCCAAAAGGTGATAAACTAGAGTTAATTGTCCAAAAAGGAACAGAACTTGGGGCAACCGCATTTATTCCCTTTCAGGCAACACGTTCGATTGTAAAGTGGGATGAAAAAAAAGGGCAGAAGAAAATAGAGCGGTTAGGAAAAATTGCGAAAGAGGCTGCTGAGCAATCCTACCGTAGAATTGTTCCAAAGGTAATGAATAGCTTATCTTTCAAGCAGTTAGTGAAAGAAAGTGAACATTACGACATTAAAATTGTTGCTTACGAGGAAAAAGCAAAGCAAGGCGAAATGAAAAACTTAGCTGCTGCTCTAGGACAAGCTGAAGTTGGAAATTCTATTTTAGTCGTAGTCGGTCCAGAAGGCGGCTTAACTATTGATGAAATAACGGTCCTAGAACAGATGGGTTTTACTTCCTGCTCTTTTGGACCAAGAATATTAAGAACAGAAACTGCCGCTATGTATTTTTTAGGTGCAGTTTCATATCATTTTGAGATGTTGAGGTGA
- a CDS encoding Na/Pi symporter — translation MGELFSLFAVYIAIFLFGMTVMRTGLVNLSQDRLKMTLMKMTSTPLKGLLVGTVVTATLQSSSAVMVMTVGLVAAGYFTFKQSIGIILGTNIGTCFTTEIIAFSITSAVIPFLLIGVILLNTRKHIAYCLGCVFFGIGCIFVAMQGLEKLAYPIASIPTAYNFLQLTNEHNLIAVGVGAVLTALIQSSTATTAIAMGFMSDEILALPAGIGIILGANIGTCLTAFLASIGASRPAKLVAFAHIWLNIIGVLVFFPFIGWLGSVSASLTSLPNLQLAHAGTIFNVISSMAVLPFVALFSAFITKLHGNVKFRM, via the coding sequence ATGGGAGAGTTATTTTCTTTATTTGCAGTTTATATAGCAATTTTTCTTTTCGGTATGACGGTAATGAGAACAGGGTTAGTAAATTTATCACAAGATCGTTTAAAAATGACTTTAATGAAAATGACAAGCACCCCTTTAAAAGGGTTATTAGTTGGAACGGTTGTAACAGCAACCTTACAAAGTAGTTCTGCTGTAATGGTTATGACAGTCGGTTTAGTGGCAGCTGGTTATTTTACGTTTAAACAGTCAATTGGAATCATCCTTGGAACGAACATTGGGACATGTTTCACAACGGAAATAATTGCTTTTAGTATTACCTCAGCTGTCATACCGTTTTTACTTATCGGCGTTATTTTATTAAACACAAGAAAACATATCGCCTATTGTTTAGGCTGCGTTTTTTTTGGAATTGGCTGTATTTTTGTTGCCATGCAAGGTTTAGAAAAGTTAGCCTATCCAATTGCATCAATACCTACCGCCTATAATTTTTTGCAATTAACTAATGAACACAATTTAATAGCCGTTGGCGTAGGTGCTGTTCTTACTGCTTTAATACAATCAAGTACTGCGACTACGGCAATTGCCATGGGATTTATGAGTGATGAGATCTTGGCTTTACCTGCAGGAATTGGAATTATCTTAGGGGCAAATATCGGTACATGTTTAACTGCTTTTTTAGCGAGTATCGGTGCTAGCAGACCTGCTAAACTCGTAGCGTTTGCCCATATTTGGTTAAATATTATTGGCGTACTAGTTTTCTTCCCGTTTATAGGTTGGTTAGGGTCGGTATCGGCAAGCTTAACGAGTTTACCTAACCTCCAGTTAGCACATGCTGGAACAATCTTTAATGTCATCTCTTCCATGGCTGTTTTACCATTTGTAGCACTATTTTCAGCATTTATTACAAAGTTGCATGGGAATGTAAAATTTAGAATGTAA
- the dnaJ gene encoding molecular chaperone DnaJ, whose product MSKRDYYDVLGVDKNTSVDEVKKAYRKLARKYHPDVNKEPDAEAKFKEVKEAYDTLGDPQKKAHYDQFGHTDPNQGFGGGGADFGGFGDIFDMFFGGGGSRRNPNAPRQGADLQYTMTLEFKEAVFGKETDIEIPREETCETCFGSGAKPGTKPETCSHCNGSGQLNVEQNTPFGRVVNRRVCDHCEGTGKFIKDKCKTCAGKGKVRKRKKIHVKIPAGIDSGQQMRMSGQGEAGVNGGPPGDLFVVFNVKPHEFFERDGDDLYCEMPITFVQATLGDEIEVPTLQGKIKLKVPAGTQTGTNFRLRGKGVPNVRGYGQGDQHIKVRVITPKNLSERQKELLREFGDITGTQAQDEQSENFFSKVKRAFKSFND is encoded by the coding sequence ATGAGTAAACGTGACTATTATGATGTGTTAGGTGTCGATAAGAACACATCTGTAGATGAAGTGAAAAAAGCATATCGAAAACTAGCTCGTAAATATCATCCAGATGTAAATAAAGAACCGGATGCAGAGGCGAAGTTTAAAGAAGTAAAAGAAGCTTATGATACATTAGGCGATCCACAAAAGAAAGCTCACTATGATCAATTCGGTCATACTGATCCAAATCAAGGCTTTGGTGGTGGCGGAGCTGACTTTGGTGGTTTCGGTGACATTTTTGATATGTTCTTTGGTGGTGGTGGTTCAAGGAGAAATCCTAATGCCCCAAGACAAGGAGCGGATTTACAGTATACAATGACATTGGAGTTTAAAGAAGCAGTTTTTGGGAAAGAAACTGATATAGAAATTCCTCGCGAAGAAACGTGTGAAACTTGTTTTGGTAGCGGTGCTAAGCCAGGAACAAAGCCTGAAACATGTTCACACTGTAATGGCTCAGGCCAATTAAACGTTGAACAAAATACTCCGTTTGGTAGAGTTGTAAATAGAAGAGTATGTGACCATTGTGAAGGTACAGGTAAATTCATTAAAGATAAATGTAAAACTTGTGCCGGCAAAGGGAAAGTCCGTAAGCGTAAAAAAATCCATGTTAAAATTCCAGCAGGTATTGATAGTGGTCAACAAATGCGCATGTCTGGTCAAGGTGAAGCAGGTGTAAATGGTGGACCTCCAGGAGATTTATTTGTTGTCTTTAATGTAAAGCCACATGAATTCTTTGAACGTGATGGTGATGATTTATATTGTGAAATGCCAATTACGTTTGTTCAAGCAACTTTAGGTGATGAAATTGAGGTTCCGACATTACAAGGTAAAATCAAGTTAAAAGTCCCTGCAGGAACACAAACTGGTACGAACTTTAGGCTTAGAGGTAAGGGAGTTCCAAATGTACGCGGTTATGGTCAAGGAGACCAACATATTAAGGTCCGTGTGATTACACCGAAAAATCTTTCAGAACGACAAAAAGAATTACTAAGAGAATTTGGCGATATAACTGGAACTCAAGCACAAGACGAACAAAGCGAAAACTTTTTTTCAAAGGTGAAGCGGGCGTTTAAAAGTTTTAATGACTAA
- the floA gene encoding flotillin-like protein FloA (flotillin-like protein involved in membrane lipid rafts), with amino-acid sequence MPQEIFLLIIVALIIIGFAVLFTFVPVMLWISALAAGVRVGIFTLVGMRLRRVIPARIVNPLIKAVKAGLELNINQLEGHYLAGGNVDRVVNALIAAQRANIELSFERAAAIDLAGRDVLEAVQMSVNPKVIETPFIAGVAMDGIEVKAKARITVRANIDRLVGGAGEDTVIARVGEGIVSTIGSANSHKKVLENPDLISQTVLAKGLDAGTAFEILSIDIADIDIGKNIGAELQTDQAEADKKIAQAKAEERRAMAVATEQEMKARVEEMRAKVVEAEAEVPLAMAEALRSGNIGVMDYLNFQNISADTDMRDSIGKATDDDKKQ; translated from the coding sequence ATGCCACAAGAAATCTTTTTACTCATTATTGTTGCTTTAATTATCATTGGTTTTGCTGTTTTATTTACATTTGTTCCAGTTATGCTATGGATTTCTGCGTTAGCCGCAGGAGTTCGTGTTGGAATTTTTACACTAGTAGGGATGAGACTTCGTCGTGTAATTCCTGCCCGTATTGTAAATCCGTTAATTAAAGCTGTAAAAGCAGGGTTAGAATTAAACATCAATCAGCTTGAAGGACATTACTTAGCTGGTGGTAACGTTGACCGCGTTGTTAATGCATTAATTGCAGCGCAAAGAGCAAACATTGAATTAAGTTTTGAGCGTGCGGCTGCCATTGATCTCGCTGGTCGTGACGTATTAGAAGCAGTTCAAATGAGTGTAAATCCTAAAGTTATCGAAACACCATTTATTGCCGGTGTTGCAATGGATGGTATTGAAGTAAAAGCAAAGGCACGTATTACAGTTCGTGCAAATATTGATCGTCTTGTCGGGGGTGCAGGTGAAGACACTGTTATTGCCCGTGTAGGTGAAGGGATTGTATCCACAATCGGTTCAGCAAATAGTCATAAAAAAGTTTTAGAAAATCCCGATTTAATTTCGCAAACCGTTTTAGCAAAAGGTTTAGACGCTGGGACAGCTTTTGAAATTTTGTCCATTGATATTGCAGATATTGATATCGGTAAAAATATCGGTGCTGAACTTCAGACTGATCAAGCTGAGGCAGATAAGAAGATCGCTCAAGCAAAAGCGGAAGAACGCCGTGCAATGGCTGTAGCTACTGAACAAGAGATGAAGGCAAGAGTCGAAGAAATGCGAGCAAAGGTTGTTGAAGCAGAAGCAGAAGTACCACTTGCAATGGCTGAAGCGCTACGTTCAGGAAACATTGGTGTAATGGACTACTTAAACTTTCAAAATATCTCTGCAGATACTGATATGAGAGATTCTATTGGTAAAGCTACTGATGACGATAAAAAGCAATAA
- the mtaB gene encoding tRNA (N(6)-L-threonylcarbamoyladenosine(37)-C(2))-methylthiotransferase MtaB, with product MASVAFHTLGCKVNHYETEAIWQLFQQSGYEKKDFESIADVYVINTCTVTNTGDKKSRQIIRRAIRRNPDAVICVTGCYAQTSPAEILDIPGVDIVVGTQDRTKMLDYIQQYNVERKPINAVGNIMKTRIYEELDVPTFTDRTRASLKIQEGCNNFCTFCIIPWARGLMRSREPKEVIKQANQLVAAGYKEIVLTGIHTGGYGEDMKDYSLASLLKELEEVKGLKRIRISSIEASQISDEVIEVINASEKIVRHLHIPLQSGSDTVLKRMRRKYTMAFFAERLERLKEALPGLAVTSDVIVGFPGETNEEFQETFDFIAQHKFSELHVFPYSKRTGTPAARMDEQVDEEVKTTRVHKLIELSNQLAKEYASQFEGEVLEVIPEDRDDQESGYFIGYTDNYLKVKFLASDDMIGKLVKVKIAKAGYPLNVGEFVRVIEEEVHEKVLNS from the coding sequence ATGGCGTCAGTTGCATTTCATACACTAGGCTGTAAAGTTAATCACTATGAAACTGAAGCAATTTGGCAATTATTCCAACAAAGCGGTTATGAAAAGAAAGATTTTGAATCTATAGCCGATGTTTATGTAATCAATACATGTACTGTTACAAATACAGGAGATAAAAAAAGTAGACAAATTATTCGCAGGGCGATTAGACGAAATCCTGATGCGGTTATTTGTGTTACAGGCTGTTATGCTCAAACATCTCCTGCAGAAATTTTAGACATCCCTGGTGTTGATATTGTTGTTGGTACTCAGGATCGTACGAAGATGCTTGATTATATCCAACAATATAATGTAGAGCGAAAACCAATTAACGCAGTAGGCAATATCATGAAAACACGTATCTATGAGGAATTAGATGTACCTACGTTTACAGATCGTACCCGTGCTTCCCTGAAAATCCAAGAAGGTTGCAATAACTTCTGCACATTTTGTATTATTCCGTGGGCAAGAGGCCTAATGCGCTCTCGTGAGCCAAAAGAAGTTATTAAACAAGCAAATCAATTAGTTGCAGCTGGCTACAAGGAAATTGTTCTTACTGGAATCCATACAGGTGGATATGGTGAGGATATGAAGGATTATAGCTTAGCTAGTTTATTAAAAGAATTAGAAGAAGTTAAAGGATTAAAGCGAATTCGAATTTCTTCTATCGAGGCTAGTCAAATTTCAGACGAAGTTATTGAAGTAATTAACGCTTCTGAAAAAATTGTTCGCCACCTCCATATTCCACTACAATCAGGCTCTGACACTGTTTTAAAGAGAATGCGTCGGAAGTATACTATGGCATTCTTTGCAGAGCGCTTAGAGCGTTTAAAAGAAGCATTACCAGGACTTGCTGTTACGAGTGATGTTATCGTAGGTTTTCCAGGTGAAACAAATGAAGAGTTCCAAGAAACGTTTGACTTTATTGCACAACATAAGTTCTCAGAATTACATGTCTTTCCGTATTCAAAACGAACTGGGACGCCGGCGGCTAGAATGGATGAGCAAGTAGATGAAGAAGTAAAAACTACTCGAGTTCACAAACTAATTGAACTTTCTAACCAACTAGCAAAAGAATATGCTTCACAATTTGAAGGAGAAGTATTAGAGGTCATACCGGAAGATCGTGATGATCAGGAAAGTGGCTACTTTATTGGTTATACTGATAATTATCTTAAAGTAAAGTTTCTAGCCTCTGATGATATGATTGGTAAGCTAGTAAAGGTTAAAATAGCAAAAGCTGGCTACCCTTTAAATGTTGGAGAATTCGTTCGAGTCATTGAGGAAGAAGTGCATGAAAAAGTATTAAATAGTTAA
- the rpsU gene encoding 30S ribosomal protein S21 has protein sequence MAETRVRKNESIDAALRRFKKSISREGTLAEVKKRKHYEKPSVKRKKKSEAARKRKF, from the coding sequence ATGGCAGAGACTCGTGTTCGCAAAAATGAATCGATTGACGCTGCTCTTCGTCGCTTCAAAAAGTCAATATCTAGAGAAGGTACTTTGGCAGAAGTGAAAAAGCGTAAGCACTATGAAAAGCCTAGTGTAAAACGTAAGAAAAAGTCAGAGGCGGCAAGGAAGCGTAAGTTCTAA
- the deoC gene encoding deoxyribose-phosphate aldolase has protein sequence MSEQLAQMIDHTLLKANATEEEIITLANEAKEYNFASVCVNPTWVHKAAGILKGTEVKVCTVIGFPLGATTSDVKAFETKNAIENGATEVDMVINVGALKDKDFDLVEKDIRAVVEAAKGKALTKVIIETSLLTDEEKVRACELAVKAGTDFVKTSTGFSTGGATMADIALMRKTVGPNIGVKASGGVRDRETALAMVEAGATRIGASAGISIVKGEKSDAAY, from the coding sequence ATGAGTGAACAGTTAGCTCAAATGATAGATCATACACTATTAAAAGCCAATGCTACAGAAGAAGAAATTATTACGTTGGCAAATGAGGCAAAAGAGTATAATTTTGCTTCTGTATGCGTTAATCCAACATGGGTACATAAAGCAGCGGGAATATTAAAAGGAACTGAAGTGAAAGTTTGTACGGTTATTGGCTTTCCACTTGGGGCGACTACTTCTGATGTAAAAGCATTTGAAACAAAAAACGCAATTGAAAATGGTGCAACTGAAGTTGATATGGTTATCAATGTTGGAGCACTTAAAGACAAAGACTTTGATTTAGTAGAAAAAGATATTCGCGCTGTAGTTGAGGCGGCTAAGGGAAAAGCTCTAACTAAAGTAATCATTGAAACCTCTTTATTAACTGATGAAGAGAAAGTTCGTGCCTGTGAGTTAGCAGTAAAGGCCGGCACAGATTTCGTAAAAACATCAACTGGCTTTTCAACAGGTGGCGCAACAATGGCTGACATAGCATTAATGAGAAAAACAGTTGGTCCTAACATCGGTGTAAAAGCTTCAGGTGGTGTGCGTGACCGTGAAACCGCACTAGCTATGGTAGAAGCAGGAGCGACTCGAATTGGCGCGAGTGCGGGCATCTCTATCGTCAAAGGTGAAAAATCAGACGCAGCATATTAA